A genomic stretch from Erigeron canadensis isolate Cc75 chromosome 9, C_canadensis_v1, whole genome shotgun sequence includes:
- the LOC122582187 gene encoding sucrose synthase 2-like, which translates to MANKPKFTRVPSMRERVVETLSLHRNDIVSLLSRYVEQGKGILQAHHLLDEMEKLCGDESCRQQLADGPFGEILKSAQEGIILPPYVALAIRPRPGVWEFLRVNVEELSVEQLGVSEYLVFKEELVDGEKKDHFVLELDFEPFNASFPRMSRSSSIGNGVQFLNRHLSSIMFRNKDCMEPFLNFLRGHRHKGYAMMLNDRIQSMSRLESALVKAEDLLSKQPPETPYSEFEHVLQGMGFERGWGNNAQKVSSMMHLLSEILQAPDPSSLEKFLGKIPMIFNVVILSIHGYFGQANVLGLPDTGGQIVYILDQVRSLENEMLLKLRQQGLDIKPKILIVTRLIPDAKGTSCNQRLERVSGTEHTHILRVPFRTEKGILRKWISRFDVWPYLEAFTEDAASEISAELQGVPDLIIGNYSDGNLVASLLSYKMGVTQCNVAHALEKTKYPDSDLYWKKYDEKYHFSCQFTADLLAMSNADFIITSTYQEIAGTKNTVGQYENHAAFTLPGLYRVVHGIDVFDPKFNIVSPGADPTIYFSYSEKEKRLTSLHPTIEKLLYDPEQNDIHIGNISDPSKPMIFSMARLDHVKNITGLVECYAKNNKLREFANLVIVAGYNDVKQSSDREEIVEIEKMHDLIKQYKLDGQLRWLSAQTNRARNGELYRYIADGRGIFVQPAFYEAFGLTVVEAMTCGLPTFATCHGGPAEIIEDGVSGFHIDPYHPDKTSSTLADFFQKCKEDPSYWVKISDGGLRRISERYTWKIYAERLMTLAGVYSFWKYVSKLERRETRRYLEMFYILKLRELMKSVPLAVDDEP; encoded by the exons ATGGCAAATAAACCCAAGTTTACTAGAGTACCAAGCATGCGAGAGCGTGTTGTGGAAACACTCTCTCTTCACCGAAACGACATCGTTTCACTTCTTTCCCG ATATGTGGAACAAGGGAAGGGAATATTGCAAGCGCATCATCTACTTGATGAAATGGAGAAATTGTGTGGTGATGAAAGTTGTCGCCAACAGCTTGCGGATGGTCCTTTTGGTGAAATCCTCAAGTCTGCACAG GAAGGCATAATTCTACCACCATATGTAGCATTAGCTATTCGTCCACGACCAGGTGTATGGGAATTTTTGCGTGTAAACGTAGAAGAACTAAGCGTAGAGCAGCTTGGTGTTTCCGAATACCTTGTTTTCAAGGAGGAACTTGTGGATGGGGA GAAGAAAGACCATTTTGTGCTGGAACTGGATTTTGAGCCATTCAATGCTTCATTTCCCCGGATGTCACGTTCATCATCCATTGGCAATGGAGTTCAGTTCCTTAATCGCCATCTCTCTTCTATTATGTTTCGCAACAAAGATTGCATGGAACCATTTCTCAATTTTCTTCGGGGCCATAGACATAAAGGATAT GCAATGATGTTAAATGACCGAATACAAAGTATGTCTAGACTTGAATCTGCGTTGGTAAAGGCGGAGGATTTGCTCTCTAAGCAGCCACCTGAAACACCATACTCTGAATTTGAACATGT GTTGCAAGGAATGGGGTTTGAAAGAGGTTGGGGAAATAATGCCCAAAAGGTTTCGAGTATGATGCATCTCCTCTCTGAAATTCTTCAAGCACCTGATCCGTCTAGTCTTGAAAAGTTTCTTGGAAAGATACCAATGATCTTCAATGTTGTCATTTTATCCATTCATGGTTACTTTGGGCAAGCCAATGTTTTGGGTTTACCAGATACCGGTGGCCAG ATTGTGTACATATTGGATCAAGTGCGTTCGTTGGAAAATGAGATGTTACTTAAGCTAAGGCAGCAGGGACTGGATATCAAACCTAAGATTCTAATT GTGACTCGATTGATACCTGATGCCAAAGGTACTTCTTGCAACCAACGGTTGGAGAGAGTGAGTGGAACTGAACATACCCATATTTTACGGGTTCCTTTTAGGACTGAGAAAGGTATTTTGCGTAAATGGATCTCAAGGTTTGATGTCTGGCCTTATTTGGAGGCATTTACAGAG GATGCCGCAAGCGAAATTTCGGCTGAGTTACAAGGTGTTCCAGATCTGATAATCGGAAACTACAGTGATGGGAATCTAGTTGCCTCCTTGCTATCTTACAAAATGGGAGTAACCCAG TGCAACGTAGCACATGCATTAGAGAAAACGAAGTATCCAGATTCCGACTTATATTGGAAGAAATATGATGAGAAATACCATTTTTCATGTCAATTTACTGCCGATCTCCTGGCTATGAGCAATGCAGATTTTATCATCACCAGTACATACCAAGAGATTGCAGGAAC GAAGAATACTGTTGGACAATATGAAAATCATGCAGCTTTCACTCTTCCGGGCTTGTACAGGGTTGTTCATGGTATTGACGTGTTTGATCCAAAGTTCAACATTGTGTCTCCAGGGGCAGATCCAACAATTTACTTCTCATACTCGGAAAAGGAGAAGCGACTTACATCTCTACATCCCACAATTGAGAAGCTGTTGTATGACCCAGAACAGAACGATATCCACAT TGGCAATATAAGTGACCCGTCTAAACCCATGATTTTCTCAATGGCGAGGCTTGATCATGTGAAAAATATAACTGGTCTGGTGGAGTGCTATGCCAAGAATAACAAGCTGAGAGAATTTGCAAACCTTGTTATAGTTGCTGGGTACAATGATGTGAAGCAATCGAGTGACCGAGAAGAAATTGTAGAAATCGAGAAAATGCATGATCTTATTAAGCAATACAAGTTAGATGGTCAACTACGATGGCTATCTGCCCAAACAAATCGAGCTCGAAATGGTGAACTTTATCGTTATATTGCCGACGGAAGGGGCATTTTCGTCCAG CCTGCTTTCTATGAAGCTTTTGGACTTACAGTGGTGGAGGCCATGACATGTGGCCTACCGACATTTGCCACATGTCACGGTGGGCCCGCAGAGATTATCGAAGATGGGGTGTCTGGGTTCCATATTGATCCATATCATCCTGATAAGACATCTTCCACACTGGCTGATTTTTTCCAAAAGTGCAAGGAGGATCCTAGTTATTGGGTCAAGATTTCTGATGGTGGACTTAGAAGAATAAGCGAAAG GTATACATGGAAGATCTATGCTGAACGGTTAATGACATTAGCTGGAGTTTATAGCTTTTGGAAGTATGTTTCAAAACTCGAGAGGCGTGAAACTCGACGATACCTTGAAATGTTTTACATCCTAAAGCTGCGTGAACTG ATGAAGTCCGTCCCGCTAGCTGTTGATGACGAGCCCTAA
- the LOC122581188 gene encoding agamous-like MADS-box protein AGL27 isoform X2 — MGRRKLEMKRIEDKSSRQVTFSKRRSGLFKKAHHLSLLCEVDIAVIVFSARGKLYEFSTAASSSSNNSVEQILSRYQKSCLEAQERTVRTADKDLYKEFRTCKELLQIVDRLVEENNTEELSVDYMTQLELELDDALVQTRLRKTHLMMEYISTLQEKRVPSVVSGGQLIWLVARSLRCTTQYTLWCLLLSCKRS, encoded by the exons atggGGCGAAGGAAGCTGGAAATGAAGCGGATCGAAGACAAGAGCAGCCGACAAGTCACGTTTTCAAAACGGAGATCAGGTCTGTTCAAAAAAGCACACCATCTTTCCCTTCTCTGCGAGGTTGACATCGCCGTCATCGTTTTCTCCGCCCGTGGCAAGCTCTACGAGTTCTCCACcgctgcttcttcttcttctaataaTAG TGTGGAGCAAATCCTTTCTAGGTATCAGAAAAGCTGCCTTGAAGCGCAAGAGAGGACAGTTAGAACAGCTGACAAAGATTTA TATAAAGAATTCCGAACCTGTAAAGAGCTTCTACAAATAGTGGACAG GCTCGTTGAGGAGAATAATACTGAGGAGCTGTCTGTGGATTACATGACGCAACTAGAACTAGAACTTGATGACGCTCTTGTTCAAACACGATTGAGAAAG ACACATTTGATGATGGAATATATATCAACCCTCCAAGAAAAG CGAGTGCCTTCTGTTGTAAGTGGTGGCCAACTCATCTGGCTTGTTGCAAGGTCGTTAAGATGTACTACACAGTACACACTTTGGTGCCTCCTCCTCTCATG CAAAAGAAGTTGA
- the LOC122581188 gene encoding agamous-like MADS-box protein AGL27 isoform X1 has translation MGRRKLEMKRIEDKSSRQVTFSKRRSGLFKKAHHLSLLCEVDIAVIVFSARGKLYEFSTAASSSSNNSVEQILSRYQKSCLEAQERTVRTADKDLYKEFRTCKELLQIVDRLVEENNTEELSVDYMTQLELELDDALVQTRLRKTHLMMEYISTLQEKQKKLIEGKEEMEKQVASARQQQHKENDGGGGLNDLATNQMNSPQLFTTLQLFDG, from the exons atggGGCGAAGGAAGCTGGAAATGAAGCGGATCGAAGACAAGAGCAGCCGACAAGTCACGTTTTCAAAACGGAGATCAGGTCTGTTCAAAAAAGCACACCATCTTTCCCTTCTCTGCGAGGTTGACATCGCCGTCATCGTTTTCTCCGCCCGTGGCAAGCTCTACGAGTTCTCCACcgctgcttcttcttcttctaataaTAG TGTGGAGCAAATCCTTTCTAGGTATCAGAAAAGCTGCCTTGAAGCGCAAGAGAGGACAGTTAGAACAGCTGACAAAGATTTA TATAAAGAATTCCGAACCTGTAAAGAGCTTCTACAAATAGTGGACAG GCTCGTTGAGGAGAATAATACTGAGGAGCTGTCTGTGGATTACATGACGCAACTAGAACTAGAACTTGATGACGCTCTTGTTCAAACACGATTGAGAAAG ACACATTTGATGATGGAATATATATCAACCCTCCAAGAAAAG CAAAAGAAGTTGATAGAAGGAAAGGAAGAAATGGAGAAGCAA GTTGCATCAGCAAGGCAGCAGCAGCACAAGGAGAATGATGGTGGTGGAGGTCTAAACGACCTTGCAACGAACCAGATGAATTCACCACAACTTTTTACTACACTTCAACTTTTTGATGGCTAG